From a region of the Clupea harengus chromosome 9, Ch_v2.0.2, whole genome shotgun sequence genome:
- the LOC105907796 gene encoding LOW QUALITY PROTEIN: transient receptor potential cation channel subfamily V member 1-like (The sequence of the model RefSeq protein was modified relative to this genomic sequence to represent the inferred CDS: deleted 3 bases in 2 codons) — protein sequence MLMAPLSMWGLDTQRVPMDTHYQSEFGFLSDTRIPKQDVSYRVFTIQPLFDAAAAGNVYKLKGLLKYLQHTSKHLTDWDLRDPTNGKTVLLKALLNLRNGQNDIIEVLLDIAEATGDLYALVNAAYTDSFYKGQSALHIAIERRSLHFVKLLVQKGANVQAKACGKFFQFKTRPGFYFGELPLSLAACTNQLNIVKFLLKNPYQRVDITDKDSHGNTVLHALVTIADNSPENTEFVTVMYDDILKRAGQLYPKIKLEDIENDQGLTPIKLAAKTGKIGLFKHMVRREFLDEESIHLSRKFTEWVYGPVYSSLYDLASLDSYEKNSVLEIIVYGCENPNRHDMLQIEPLHSLLEEKWHIFARRIFWFNFIVYVVYLGIFTSVAFFRKEGEPPFPVQHVPSDYFRLAGQIISLLGAIYFFFKGISDFRRKRPKLQTLLVDGYSEFLFLLQAALLLFSAVLYTSGRREYVGFLVLSLALSWINLLYFFRGSKHMGIYGVMIQRMIISDISRFLFVYIVFLLGFSAAVVTLIEEPPHSSSAWRTATAAPETVLVEAMRACARRHSFNNIYFTTLELFKFTIGMGDLEFTEQYQYKEVFFILLISYIVLTYILLLNMLIALMSETVERISRDSKSIWKLQRALTILDLERSLPHWLRKNLRSGVVKELGEQTGEDTRRCFSLEEVNWSKWHTDLGIITKDPGSCDIKPYNRSRRESFVRVVSTLRRNEIVKGLTHADDKSS from the exons ATGCTGATGGCCCCCCTCAGCATGTGGGGCCTGGACACACAGAGGGTCCCCATGGATACTCACTATCAGTCTGAGTTTGG ATTTCTGAGTGATACAAGGATCCCAAAACAGGATGTGTCATACAGAGTGTTTACAATCCAGCCACTGTTcgatgcagcagcagctggaaATGTCTATAAACTAAAGGGGCTGCTGAAATACCTCCAGCACACCTCGAAACACCTCACAGACTGGGACCTCCGAG ATCCTACCAATGGGAAAACTGTTCTCCTGAAGGCCCTCTTGAACCTCAGGAATGGGCAAAATGACATCATTGAGGTGCTTCTGGACATCGCAGAGGCAACTGGAGATCTGTATGCTTTGGTCAATGCAGCATACACCGACAGCTTTTACAAAG GACAGAGTGCCCTGCATATCGCCATTGAGAGACGAAGCCTGCACTTTGTTAAGCTGCTTGTGCAGAAAGGAGCAAATGTACAGGCCAAAGCCTGTGGGAAATTCTTCCAGTTCAAAACCAGACCTGGATTTTACTTTG GTGAACTTccgctgtcattggcagctTGCACTAATCAGTTGAACATTGTAAAATTCCTCTTGAAGAACCCTTACCAAAGGGTGGACATCACAGACAAGGACTCCCATGGAAACACAGTGCTGCATGCTCTAGTAACCATAGCAGACAACTCTCCTGAAAACACAGAGTTTGTCACAGTGATGTACGACGACATTCTGAAAAGGGCAGGCCAGCTCTACCCCAAAATCAAACTGGAAGACATTGAGAATGACCAAGGTCTGACTCCCATCAAACTGGCTGCCAAAACTGGCAAGATTGGG CTGTTCAAACACATGGTGAGACGAGAGTTCCTGGATGAGGAGAGCATCCACCTGTCGAGAAAGTTCACAGAGTGGGTGTATGGCCCTGTCTACTCCTCCCTCTACGACCTGGCCTCTCTGGACTCCTACGAGAAGAACTCCGTGTTAGAGATCATTGTCTACGGCTGCGAGAACCCT AACCGCCATGATATGCTTCAAATAGAGCCTCTACACAGTCTATTGGAGGAGAAATGGCATATTTTTGCCCGGCGAATATTTTGGTTCAACTTCATCGTCTATGTTGTATACCTGGGGATATTCACTTCCGTGGCTTTTTtcagaaaagagggagag CCACCGTTTCCCGTTCAACATGTGCCATCTGACTATTTTCGTCTCGCTGGACAAATAATCAGCCTCCTTGGTGCCATTTACTTTTTCTTCAAAGGG ATATCAGACTTCAGGAGAAAGAGGCCAAAGCTACAAACATTACTGGTGGACGGCTACAGTGAATTTCTTTT tttaCTGCAGGCAGCGCTCCTGCTGTTCTCAGCAGTGCTGTACACCAGCGGGCGAAGGGAGTATGTGGGCTTCCTGGTGCTCTCCCTGGCTCTCAGCTGGATCAACCTCCTCTACTTCTTCAGGGGCTCCAAGCACATGGGCATCTACGGCGTTATGATACAGAGG atgATCATCAGTGATATTTCACGCTTTCTTTTTGTTTACATCGTCTTCCTTTTAGGATTTTCAGCAG CTGTTGTGACTCTCATTGAGGAACCCCCCCACTCATCAAGCGCCTGGAGAACAGCAACTGCTGCTCCAGAGACAGTGCTGGTGGAGGCCATGCGGGCCTGTGCA CGCAGACACTCTTTCAACAACATCTACTTCACCACCCTGGAGCTCTTCAAGTTCACCATCGGCATGGGCGACCTGGAGTTCACCGAGCAGTACCAGTACAAGGAGGTGTTCTTCATCCTGCTCATCTCGTACATCGTGCTCACCTACATCCTCCTGCTCAACATGCTCATCGCCCTCATGAGTGAGACTGTGGAGAGGATATCCAGAGACAGCAAGAGCATCTGGAAACTGCAG AGAGCCCTGACCATCCTGGACCTGGAGCGGAGCCTACCTCACTGGCTCAGGAAGAACCTGCGCTCTGGGGTGGTGAAGGAGCTGGGGGAACAAACC GGCGAGGACACCCGCCGCTGTTTCAG tttggaGGAGGTGAACTGGAGCAAGTGGCACACGGACCTGGGCATTATCACTAAAGACCCAGGGAGCTGTGACATCAAGCCCTACAACAGGTCACGCAGAG agagCTTTGTACGAGTCGTGTCTACTCTAAGAAGGAATGAGATTGTGAAAGGCCTGACGCATGCAGATGACAAGAGCTCCTGA
- the fam222bb gene encoding LOW QUALITY PROTEIN: protein FAM222B (The sequence of the model RefSeq protein was modified relative to this genomic sequence to represent the inferred CDS: inserted 2 bases in 1 codon), giving the protein MLACLPVSNPTFQLRSHLQMNTGLQKWDTTQKMRSAHYPSPAELDAFAKKIASNPLTIKIFPNSVKVPQRKHIRRTVNGLDTSSHRYSPYPSQESSRSGLLAVVKVPVKSVLKGLDASCTRFLPKPIMNPHSGPYAAQSTLPPQQTVAHLLALPQPPAGAHKQGLPSHLQQQQQQPLQQQPLQQQQGMARPQTIQHHGLPHPPSLRPQPGLSRQQALQQTLQQQQQQQQQQQQQQQQQQPGLSHPQSLLQQQQKQQMASQGLRLLAEMAPRAPMLPPHSIQAQAQAQAQAQGLSQPQTLPPQASTTAGAGSPAPSGMVLVPGMHSTPRKLPDGDAPPNVTVSTSTIPLSMAASLHHNRPSDLSSIVNQINQFCQARAGAAGTSVCEGQIANPSPISRNLLINASSRACGPYPHPHPHPHPHMHPHPHQHQHQHPHQHQHHHPRLGLQPVPSSCALNPNVSHASAIQPTTMAVLSRLPLYQNHLKQPQPHLPQQPQAHWKQQPSQPLSHMSHMPDGPPPCKSVAREDPGGSGFPTKGLPYSQEACMGQQPYGLKAPLDKPTPSPPVSGMVGGPGMNYNNGHYVQQQPPWSSILPTPNSDSSGSQDLAINFHGGLPGGXSTSVDCTQGTHYRTGAVGAANGHPGLMPNVDYMAGDFASFREQTNLGMMGKMPRLPVMTNARAPDSGDSRNVPIHHHPGYR; this is encoded by the exons ATGCTGGCTTGTTTGCCAGTATCCAACCCCACATTCCAGCTTCGTTCTCACTTGCAGATGAACACTGGACTTCAGAAAT GGGACACCACACAGAAGATGAGATCCGCACATTATCCATCCCCAGCGGAATTGGATGCCTTTGCTAAGAAAATTGCCAGCAACCCGCTGACCATCAAGATCTTCCCCAACAGTGTCAAAGTACCTCAGAGGAAACACATCCGTCGCACAGTCAACGGCCTGGACACCTCCAGTCACCGCTACAGCCCCTACCCTTCTCAGGAGTCCTCCCGCTCAGGCCTTCTTGCCGTTGTGAAGGTGCCAGTCAAAAGCGTCTTGAAGGGCCTGGACGCCAGTTGCACCCGCTTCCTGCCCAAGCCCATCATGAACCCCCACAGCGGGCCCTACGCGGCCCAGAGCACTTTACCGCCTCAGCAGACTGTGGCCCACCTGCTGGctctcccccagcccccagctgGGGCCCACAAGCAGGGCCTCCcctcccacctccagcagcagcagcagcaaccgcTGCAGCAGCAACcgctgcagcagcaacagggcATGGCACGCCCACAGACCATCCAGCACCACGGCCTTCCTCATCCACCCAGTTTACGGCCTCAGCCTGGCCTGAGCCGTCAGCAGGCTCTCCAGCAgactctccagcagcagcagcagcagcagcagcagcagcagcagcagcagcagcagcagcagcctggtCTGAGCCACCCACAGAGcttactgcagcagcagcagaagcagcagatgGCCTCTCAGGGCTTAAGACTCCTGGCAGAGATGGCTCCCAGGGCCCCCATGCTGCCCCCACACAGTAtccaggctcaggctcaggctcaggcccaggcccagggcctCTCTCAGCCCCAGACTCTCCCCCCTCAGGCCTCCACTACGGCTGGAGCTGGTTCCCCAGCCCCATCTGGCATGGTGCTGGTCCCGGGAATGCACAGCACCCCTCGCAAGCTGCCCGACGGTGATGCCCCTCCCAATGTGACCGTGTCTACCTCAACCATCCCGCTGTCCATGGCGGCTAGCCTGCATCACAACCGGCCCAGCGACCTCAGCAGCATTGTGAACCAGATCAACCAGTTCTGTCAGGCCCGGGCCGGAGCTGCTGGCACGTCGGTCTGCGAGGGCCAGATCGCCAACCCCAGCCCCATCAGCCGCAACCTGCTCATCAACGCCAGCTCCCGTGCCTGCGGCCCGTACccgcaccctcaccctcacccgcACCCTCACATGCACCCGCACcctcaccaacaccaacaccaacaccctcaccaacaccaacaccatcacccTCGCCTCGGCCTCCAGCCTGTCCCCTCCTCCTGTGCCCTCAACCCCAATGTCTCCCATGCCAGTGCCATCCAGCCCACCACTATGGCTGTCCTGAGTAGGCTGCCCCTCTATCAGAACCATCTCAAACAGCCGCAGCCCCACTTACCTCAGCAGCCACAGGCCCACTGGAAGCAGCAACCGTCGCAGCCTCTCAGCCACATGTCGCACATGCCCGACGGGCCGCCACCCTGCAAGAGCGTGGCCCGGGAGGACCCGGGGGGCTCTGGCTTCCCCACCAAGGGCCTGCCCTACTCCCAGGAGGCGTGCATGGGCCAGCAGCCCTACGGTCTCAAAGCCCCACTAGACAAGCCCACCCCGTCGCCTCCGGTGAGCGGCATGGTGGGGGGCCCTGGGATGAACTACAATAACGGGCACTAtgtgcagcagcagccgccTTGGAGCAGCATCTTGCCCACCCCGAATAGCGACAGCTCTGGTTCCCAGGACCTGGCCATAAACTTCCACGGGGGTCTGCCGGGGGG CAGCACCTCCGTTGACTGCACCCAGGGGACTCACTACAGGACTGGAGCTGTCGGCGCCGCCAACGGCCACCCGGGCCTGATGCCGAACGTGGACTACATGGCCGGCGATTTCGCAAGCTTCCGGGAGCAAACCAACCTGGGCATGATGGGTAAGATGCCCAGGCTCCCCGTCATGACAAACGCTAGGGCCCCTGATTCAGGTGACAGTAGAAATGTTCCCATTCACCACCACCCAGGGTATAGATGA